The DNA window ATTCGTTTGCACATTGACATTTgattttccattcattttgtCAGGTCTCACAGTGTCAAAGAACCAGGAAGGTTGCCATTTTAAAGAGCAATTCCCTGAAAAATTACGGGCCAATTTTGAATCGTTTTCCTACCTCCTGACTCAGTAAATGACAAGTGGAGAATCAGAAATAACATGCAGAAAAACTGTTTGGGACAAAGCTGAAATAGCATTGTGAtttgtgaaaataaacaaaatttcattCATCGAATTCAAATGCGTGACAAAACACTCTGTCTTGACACTCATTTAGAACAAACAGCAACATGATTTTTCTTTCTAGTAAACACTGGTTGTTTCAAACAAGACTCCTGATCCTTTTTCTGTGAAACTGCCAAGAATGTACATATTCATGATTTATGTTCTTGGacaattataaatgtgatatCTTCAGTTAACTTGAAAGGCAGCATTAAAAGAACAGCAAtaccaacaaaaatatatttataacacttttataataattttgattagtgtttgtttataatatataaaattgcatattaaCTTTTATGAGTTCAAATATgaacgtgtgtgtatatatatataaaatcaatcatacattacattcataaatatctgaatgcatttgttttaatgttattttcttaacttattttaaataacctgacaagcatttaataatatttcttaatgttgATAAATCCTAAAATTGTTATCAGTTTAACTTAAAGACCACATTAGCTCACATTTACACTGAAGGctttgctcatgaatatttattaagTGACGCAGCCTTTGCCTAATTTACTGGCTGAAAAGGAGGCATTACTCATATTACAAGGGTGTGgtccattaattaatatttatgaataaataaacgtTAACTAGTTCACTTTAGAGAAAGGTTACAAAACCGGGCCTGCAAATTTTCACAACCGAGACCTTGATTTCGCATAACAACAGTTATTAAATGGAGCGTGATAGAATGTAACAAATTCACTGGTCTCGGGAGGAGTTTTGAAATATTCTCAACTTGACACTATTAAGAAATGTCTCATGGCGAAATAcactggggtgcatttcccaaaaccatagttgctaacttagttggttgacaatgggaaattgcattgcagcCAACAGAGttgctaactttttttttgggaaacgcacccctggaaAATTCTAGACgtcaataaacacacaaaacattcttaaagttCTAAGAGGGGAAACAAGAAACGTTAAACTTTTATCGCGCACTTGCTCTTGctctgtaaaacaacaaaaaacagctaaTTGCATTGCAAATGTTATTTGCATATATAAAGCTGGTAACAATGTCTTGCCTTATAAAACTACGCTCTTGTTATGGTCGTTCGCTTTAATCCACATTCAACTGCCAATGCTAAAACTAGCGCGAACAATGAAGTAGATGACGAACTCTATTACTGTTTATCGACCAGTCCAGCGCCTTCTACTGACCAACAGGAACAACACATTGAGATACTGTAATAAGaaagtttttttgggggtttGGGAAGTTTGTGGATAAATTCCTTTGAACAAAATGTAGTCAGTCAAAGCCacttagaaataaaaacattgtactgtttctctttcttcttgACGTCACCTTTGGCCGGACTTTATGAATCTTTCTCTTTCTAATCTCAGCAGTTACAGTGAAGTCTTTTATCTGATAGAGATTGGACTCTACAGccaaagtcatttttttaattctcataGAGATGTTTAGCTTTGGCTGTGCACTACAGCCACACTGTCCAAACAGACAGCTTGTGCTTGAGTCCCTGTTCCCATTTCTGTGTTTACATAACAAAACATTACAGATTTATTGAAGAACATCAAAGAAACCATGTGTCAAATCAAACAGACATGATTCAGGCATCACAGTGTTATTAAAACTTTGGGGTCGTGACCTGAAAATTATTATGAGCTGTGTACTGTGTGGTAGTTTATCAAGCATAAATCTTATACCTAGGTGAGACCTATTTATAAAATGTGCAGCTTCTCTTGTGCTTAAAATATTATGTGAAATGTAAAGGCCCACTGGAAGGATCACATCCTTGAAGGAATTTTGGTTTGTGAAGGTGATTTAAGCTGAATTATCCCATTGAGACAGAAGTGTCACTCAGCGCCTTAAAATTGCTGGTATCTTTAGCGCTCATTTGTATCACAGTTCCTCCAGCAACCCAATCATGACACACCCCTCAATTGTCAGGGCCGACCCTTTTACATGCTAAATCTGGAGACAGGCCTGTTTAAATCAGGGCCAGATAGCAATCCTAGCTGCTTTTAACAGCGGGAATGAGATACAAGGGTGCTCAAATGATTTGTTATGGGTCTTGTTAAaaatcaataacaataaaattgactaaatagtaaaaaagtaaatgtgtTGTAATTCTTTACAACATCCTTTGCAAGTGGAAAATGGGTTGAGCACTCTATCTTAAAGGGTTAAATACAAATCAGGCAGGAATTTAGAGCTGTGGCACAAAGATAGATTTGTAAGAAACCCACTGCCCTTTTGTGAAAATGTGACGAGATTAGTTAATGCAGCTTgtttttgtgggggaaaaaagtttctttagctGGAGAGCTGGATCATtaatacagtaggctatataagataagataaaatataaaataatttaaagattttaatatatatatattaggaatatataatatatatagaatatatatatatatatatatatatatatatatatatatatatatatatatatatatatatatatatatttgttaaaatacacaataaattttatattattacattttgaagttcaggatttttttattattattatttttcctactTTCTATTGACATTttctattgtatggcttcagacgAATTAAATAACTCGTATGGTATTGTATGCAGTATGGTATTAAATAacttgtatggactacttttatgatacttttaaggTACTTTTGTGCACTTTGAAGCTTGAAATCTTCAGTTGTCactcattgtaattgcatggaaaagagcaaccagtaCAATTGTTTTCCATGCAATCACAATGAGTGACAACTGAAGATTTCAAGCTTcaaacaagtttatttatttttatttattttttctatggaTATAAGACTttggaacaaaaacaattttctggaacagaattttcattatttggtAAACTAATCCTTTATGAGAATGTATGAGAAATAGAGGAACTGTATGAAACAGCCATCTTGAACCAAGCCTTAAAAACCATCTTACTGCTTAATTTTCTAAGATAAAGAGCTTATTAGGATAATTATGCTACATCAAATAGTAGTTTCGGTTCTGATTATCCAACTGTAATTTAGAAATGGCATTTTAATAACAATTCATGGTAAATTTACCAGCACTGTTGTCATCTTGATGTTTAGAAGGACCAGAGGCTGTAATCTCTGTGTATACAGCGCCATCACGTGGCCATATTCGAAACAAATTGTGCCGTAACTGAGCTGTTGAAGTAGATTTCTTGTGCAAGGCAGAAGGCACTGGGCACAGTTTATTAGAGGTGTTAATAGATCTCAGCTGCacagtaaaactgtttatttGGTTTTGCAGGGTCTTGTAAAGTTGGACAACAACATGGCCTTTGCAGGAGGAATAAAGTTCAATTAAGGTCAATCTTACTGCTTGCACAGGTCTTGCCAAAGAGACCAAACAACTGCCAAACACTTATAAAGCTGCCAGTGTCAGTCAACCCAAGAATGAGACCACAGAAGATGGAGACACTTGGCAAGAGgtaagacaaagaaagaaagaaagaaagaaagaaagaaagaaagaaagaagaaagaaaagaaagaaagaaaagaaagaaagaaagaaaagaagaaagaaagaaagaaagaaagaaagaaagaaagaaagaaagaaaggaacatGTTCTCATTGGAACCAGAATCTGGCCACACAATTTTGATTGAAGAACATTCTGAGaggaacatatttaaaataatactcaTGGAAAAAAACTGGATGGATAAAAGAAGATTCTGACTCCCTGCacagttttttcagttttgtttgtggGAACATCAAATGTTGCATCCGAAGGTACAAAACAAATGGTTCAGTGCATATTGCAGGAGAATGACTCGACACCTCAAAGTGTGAAAGGAGGCAGTTTATGGACAGCTGAAAAAGCACTGTTTACTTATACTTTAAAGTGCCATTCAAGTCACCAGACAACTTTATTTGCATATCTACATTGCATATTGAAAGTGATATTTTCAAATTGTTTACAATATTcaagtataaattaaaaagaaccattatttacaaagaaataaatctatgtaatattcataaaacaactattttacagtataaatagtttaacaaaaacatcaaaaagcatCAAAATGCACACAGTGATGtcataatatatatgcatataaacaaaatatctaTTGTACATAAAGTCTTCTGTCTTTTCTCTGTACAGCACGTATATATTGTTCACTGAGTCTGTCATCGTGTCTTTGAAGCTCAGGTAGCCAAGGATGGAGCTGCCAGCCCAGAGACTGACCCCTACTAGGCCCAGACAGAGATGTGGGGTTTTCCATGCCCATGTGGTGAGCTGGGTGTGGATCATGAAGATGACAACTGTCAAAGTTCCCTAAATAGTACAGATTCATACATGATTTTCAAACTGCTTGAAATACTAgttaaactattaatttcttcttgAAATTTTGTGAATACTTCTCATTTACAGTCATCAatgtgcatgcaaagtttcaacacagagatgtgttttggaaaggcTGTATAAAAATTGTTACAGCCCCATTGGTTTCCATACAATTTGCCAAAAATCAACACTTATCTTAAAATATGCCAGTGCTAGTTGCTTTCAGTTAAGACggctcaaacatgcatttaagtcagggactaggcttaagccttgtctgtgaaaccgggcaaGAGTTTCTTTATCTATTTGAGTTtcactgtccaaaaaaaaaaaaaaaaaggtgtcaaAGGTTGCTTTTGGTTGTTAGTTTTTTGAGATCTCAATTACTAGACTGTTACAGCACTGAGAAAAAAAGAGTAAGAAACCCATTTTTTCCACACAAGAGTTTGAGAACCAGACAACAAAAAGGAAGAGAATGTATAAATAGCAATACATTAACATACTAGTTATTTGCACCTCATTGTGCAAACAGTCACTACATGTTGTCatgaccaataaataaataatttattgtaatttgtgtgtgtgtgcaactaaCTTAAAAAATATGTGGGTCAAATTGACCAATAACACTATATAAATAACACcataaatatagaatattttttagTCTCTGACAAGCTACAATAgaggttttgtgtttttacatgaATCTTTAGTATTTTTCATAGTGCCGATATTTGGTAAATTGAATGGAAACAAATGTAGGACATTTTGATCCCCAACACAGAAGTTGTACCCAGTTTTTGAACACAAATAGATTGTTAATCATGTGAAATCATCTTGGAGCAAAATCAGTTTTAACAAGTTGTAATATGTTCTGGCGATATGACGTACCACAGCCCGGCTACTGAAGACAGATACCTCATTGGTTCCCATTTTCTTCTGAGTGGTAAAAGAAACAAAGCTGTCTCCGACCATCATGGCTCCAAATGCACGGGTGAGATAAATATGATCCTCAGATCCATTAATCTACAATGGGTGAATGAATGGATTAATGGATAATGCCACCTAGAAGCACATCTTCCTAACAACATGACCATTAGGGACCTTTGTGCTATACTTGATACTTGCAAGTGTTCACAACAATTTCAATTAAGTTACGTTTTTACCTGTGACCCAAGAAGCCATCTTGGAAAAACCAACCACATGAGGCCACAAATGAAGTtggcaaaaaaatctatttgaagGAAAAACCTCTGGGGCTTAGTGAGCAGTTCAGATCGTTTCAAAGAGTCTTTCAACTGATTGTGATCCAAGATCAAAAGAATCAAACTGCTTAGAAAAAAGAATAAGAACACCGCCACATCCACCATGGGAAGCTGCAGGGAAAAAGTCAAGAGCTTATTTTTGTGATACTtctgatttatgcatttaaccAGCATGTAAACAATATTTTGGCTCGGTTTCATATACAGGGCTTAGCCTAAaacaggattaggccatagttcaattaagacatttaagtcatttttatgaacatgccttagaaaaaagcattactggtgtgcatcttaagacaaaacaaaggcactgccatgttttaagatcagtcagtgcaagtttctttcagttgaaacatctcagatttacattttagtctaggactaggcttaagccttgtctgtgaaaccgggggtttATGTTTCACAGCATTAAAACTGAGAGGActgcattttacatttgtttagattattattataccAAAGTGACTAAAATGCCCACATCATGTTACAGTACATACATGTCTGCGATCTCTTCCTTGAATGTGTGCCTCTCTGCAGACTCCCAACAATGAAAGGAAGGCCTGTAtagaaagacatttaaaacaattgatttattttatattttaaaatgcagttaaaaggTAACAATAAATATTAGATTGATGCAACAATGCAACATTTGAATGTGTATGCCACTGTTCAAGCGTTTAGAGGTCAgtgcgtttttttctttctttttttaagtcatttatgctcactaagtctgcatttatttattttatcatttatttatttatcacaatacaataaaaacagtaatattattacagtattattgtaattattataatataattataattaaatattattacaactaaaataacggttttctgttttcatatattttaaaatgaaatttattcctgtgatagcaaagctgaattttcagcagtcattccttttttactcttCGATGTCACATGAACCTTTCCGAAATcacttttggttaatttaatgcatccttgatgaatagaagtattcatttaaattttattttagaaaatgcatCTTACCAAACCCAGACTTATTGAGCAGTACTGTATGTTTGAGGAATAAATGATTAGGATGATTGTATTAACAAAACACACATGAATATATACTACAGaactacagtgtaaaaaaaattgtacatatttataaaaaaaaaaaacgtaatagaACTGTATCAACCTGACTGCATTAAATTACACAAAGTCATTTTAATTGTCATATCAGATACAAATATTCTCAACTGAATGTATCCACTTTTTGTAGTTTTTGCAGTAAGGAGTAACTTCCCaacctttaaaaaatacatttcttggtAATCTAATATAAACTATCAGATTAACTAGAAACTGAATTAAAAGTTCCCAGAGAATTTATGTTGACCTACGTGTGTGCGCGAGCGTGCATGTGCACTTACCACAAGCCTTGAGATGGA is part of the Cyprinus carpio isolate SPL01 chromosome A8, ASM1834038v1, whole genome shotgun sequence genome and encodes:
- the LOC109059014 gene encoding uncharacterized protein LOC109059014, which translates into the protein MKTNRAKVIGSQVISAELVAGLLLSIAYRMCSSLAFSSEGEGVNDEGAHFEVTRSLVCVWVASNVKFIFFKSNNHPLSLSAHSISRLVAFLSLLGVCREAHIQGRDRRHLPMVDVAVFLFFFLSSLILLILDHNQLKDSLKRSELLTKPQRFFLQIDFFANFICGLMWLVFPRWLLGSQINGSEDHIYLTRAFGAMMVGDSFVSFTTQKKMGTNEVSVFSSRAVGTLTVVIFMIHTQLTTWAWKTPHLCLGLVGVSLWAGSSILGYLSFKDTMTDSVNNIYVLYREKTEDFMYNRYFVYMHIYYDITVCILMLFDVFVKLFIL